Proteins co-encoded in one Metabacillus sp. KUDC1714 genomic window:
- a CDS encoding zinc-dependent alcohol dehydrogenase family protein, producing MSMKAVFFPGDKKVEIREVDIPTPGQGEVLVQLKASAICRSDMSLYHGTSVFQGTKTGCTVPGHEPAGVITEVGAGVEKFKTGDRVAVYLAVGCGECAHCKSGYKMFCKEFKCIGFDSHGGDADYMVVPAENCMRLPDSMSFVTAAVSTDAVGTLYHAQKRMNISGRDILVIFGMGPMGGAGVMIAKGLGATVIAVDMLDERLELAKEVGADFTINGKNVNVQEEINRITKGLGADAAIDCSGSPYAENDALDCVRAHGRVAFIGESKETTIKPSQQLIRKQITVMGSWYFPIQEFDEIAEFIVRKNLPVEKLVTHTFKLEEAEEAFRMFDDRETEKAVFVW from the coding sequence ATGTCAATGAAAGCAGTATTTTTCCCAGGTGATAAAAAAGTAGAAATTCGTGAAGTAGACATTCCAACTCCTGGGCAAGGAGAGGTATTAGTTCAATTAAAAGCATCAGCAATTTGCCGCAGTGATATGAGTTTATATCATGGTACGTCGGTTTTTCAAGGAACGAAAACAGGCTGTACAGTGCCGGGGCATGAGCCTGCCGGAGTCATTACCGAAGTAGGAGCTGGTGTTGAAAAATTTAAAACAGGAGACCGTGTTGCGGTTTATTTAGCAGTAGGCTGTGGCGAGTGTGCTCATTGTAAAAGCGGCTACAAAATGTTCTGTAAAGAATTCAAATGCATCGGATTCGATTCTCATGGTGGAGATGCAGACTACATGGTTGTACCAGCTGAAAACTGCATGAGACTTCCAGATAGCATGAGCTTTGTAACAGCAGCTGTTTCAACAGATGCAGTCGGAACTCTTTACCACGCGCAAAAGAGAATGAATATTTCTGGTAGAGATATTCTTGTGATTTTTGGTATGGGACCTATGGGAGGAGCAGGTGTCATGATTGCAAAAGGCCTAGGTGCAACGGTTATTGCTGTTGACATGCTTGATGAGCGCTTGGAGCTAGCGAAAGAAGTAGGTGCCGACTTTACAATCAATGGAAAAAATGTGAATGTACAAGAAGAAATTAATCGCATTACAAAAGGTTTAGGAGCGGATGCTGCAATTGATTGTTCAGGAAGTCCATATGCTGAGAATGATGCATTGGATTGTGTAAGAGCACATGGACGTGTAGCGTTTATCGGGGAAAGCAAGGAAACAACAATCAAGCCAAGTCAGCAATTAATCCGTAAACAAATCACTGTCATGGGATCATGGTACTTCCCAATTCAAGAGTTTGATGAAATTGCTGAATTCATTGTACGAAAGAATTTACCAGTTGAAAAATTAGTAACACATACATTCAAGCTAGAAGAAGCGGAAGAAGCCTTCCGTATGTTTGACGATCGAGAAACAGAAAAAGCTGTGTTTGTTTGGTAA
- a CDS encoding sugar phosphate isomerase/epimerase family protein, translating to MMKISFNTWVYGSFPSWLPTYPLEEVISRLSAMGYDGIEIGCASPHAYPDFLSNERRKEILNHLKRNNLNVAAMLPAPGGGPGLNPCSPLKEEREFTIKQYKDVVRLAHDWECPTVMWLAGWFGFGTTQKDAWKYSLEGLQDVAKYAKDLGITMVVEPQAADSNLIESADDALMLAEEAGESNVKVMFDTFHALYRNEVPSDYVYRMKEKLHHVHISDDDRLPPGQGSVNFDSLLKALKEIDYQGYLSMEVGFHTRKADPDWYAKTSIDYLKQKLAEIK from the coding sequence ATGATGAAAATATCATTTAATACGTGGGTTTATGGCTCTTTTCCGTCTTGGCTTCCAACTTATCCATTGGAAGAAGTAATTAGTCGCTTATCAGCGATGGGATATGATGGAATTGAAATTGGTTGTGCAAGTCCTCATGCATATCCAGATTTTTTATCGAATGAAAGACGTAAAGAAATTCTTAATCATTTAAAAAGAAACAATCTTAATGTTGCTGCTATGCTTCCTGCTCCAGGGGGCGGACCTGGCTTAAATCCATGCTCTCCATTAAAAGAAGAACGAGAATTTACAATTAAACAATATAAAGATGTCGTTCGACTTGCCCACGATTGGGAATGCCCAACTGTGATGTGGCTTGCGGGCTGGTTTGGCTTTGGAACTACTCAGAAGGACGCATGGAAATATAGTTTAGAAGGTTTACAAGATGTTGCAAAATACGCAAAAGATCTTGGAATTACAATGGTTGTTGAGCCTCAAGCAGCCGACAGCAATCTAATCGAATCCGCTGATGATGCCTTAATGCTTGCTGAAGAGGCGGGAGAATCCAACGTAAAAGTAATGTTTGACACGTTCCATGCCTTATATAGAAACGAGGTACCAAGTGATTATGTATATAGAATGAAGGAAAAGCTGCATCACGTTCATATTTCAGATGATGATCGTTTGCCTCCTGGTCAAGGAAGTGTGAATTTTGATTCCTTACTAAAAGCGTTAAAAGAAATTGATTATCAGGGCTATCTATCAATGGAAGTTGGATTTCATACAAGAAAAGCAGATCCAGATTGGTATGCAAAAACTTCAATTGACTATTTGAAACAGAAACTAGCAGAAATTAAATAA
- a CDS encoding Gfo/Idh/MocA family protein, producing MEKIKVGIIGTGFIGPTHIEAIRRLGFVEVVGLAESNQESAEKKAAELGIPNAYAYGDYRDMLKNDEIQVVHNCTPNHLHFEINKDIILAGKHVISEKPLAMNSDESAELLELAKKQGIVHGVNFNYRQHASVQNLQSMVANNNFGNVNLVHGSYLQDWLLYETDYNWRLAPGVGGKSRAVADIGSHWCDTVQFVTGKKIAEVFADLAIVIPLRKKAKSGIATFSASSDMEQEYDDVPINTEDYASVLVRFEDGSRGVFTVSQVSAGRKNRLSFEINGSKSSAFWNQEEPEKLWIGHRDRANEILLADPSLFTAEARSAINHPGGHNEGWPDALKNMMFNFYTFIKEGKNLNTDKPNFATFEDGHLSMCITDAILESNEEQKWVKVQVGKEVHS from the coding sequence GTGGAAAAAATAAAAGTCGGAATCATTGGTACTGGTTTTATAGGACCAACTCATATTGAAGCAATTAGAAGACTGGGATTTGTAGAAGTAGTTGGTTTAGCAGAGAGTAATCAAGAGTCAGCAGAGAAAAAGGCTGCTGAATTAGGAATTCCTAACGCATATGCATATGGTGATTATCGAGACATGCTGAAGAACGATGAAATTCAAGTCGTGCATAATTGTACACCAAATCATCTTCATTTTGAAATTAATAAAGACATTATTTTAGCTGGAAAGCATGTGATATCTGAAAAGCCGCTAGCGATGAATAGTGATGAATCAGCAGAACTGTTAGAGTTAGCGAAAAAACAAGGCATTGTTCATGGTGTGAATTTTAATTACAGACAGCATGCAAGTGTACAAAATCTACAATCAATGGTTGCAAATAATAATTTTGGGAATGTCAACTTGGTTCATGGCAGTTATTTGCAAGACTGGTTATTGTATGAAACTGATTATAACTGGCGATTAGCTCCAGGTGTTGGCGGTAAATCTCGTGCTGTAGCAGATATTGGTTCACATTGGTGTGATACTGTTCAATTTGTAACTGGCAAAAAAATAGCTGAGGTTTTCGCTGATTTAGCAATCGTCATTCCTTTGAGAAAGAAAGCAAAATCAGGTATTGCAACATTTAGTGCTTCAAGTGACATGGAACAAGAATATGATGATGTTCCGATTAATACTGAAGACTATGCATCTGTACTTGTTCGCTTTGAAGATGGTTCTAGAGGAGTCTTCACGGTTTCTCAAGTAAGTGCTGGACGGAAAAACAGACTAAGCTTCGAGATTAATGGTAGTAAAAGTTCTGCATTTTGGAATCAAGAAGAACCAGAAAAATTATGGATCGGACACCGTGATCGAGCGAATGAAATTTTGCTTGCAGATCCGTCATTGTTTACAGCAGAAGCAAGATCAGCCATCAATCATCCAGGTGGACATAATGAGGGCTGGCCAGATGCATTAAAAAATATGATGTTTAACTTCTACACTTTTATAAAAGAAGGAAAGAACCTAAATACAGATAAGCCAAACTTTGCAACATTTGAGGATGGGCATTTATCTATGTGTATCACCGATGCGATTTTAGAGAGCAATGAGGAGCAAAAATGGGTGAAAGTTCAGGTAGGTAAGGAGGTACATTCATGA
- a CDS encoding sugar phosphate isomerase/epimerase family protein — protein MKLGVFTPLYQNLPFEEMLDKVSEMGLEAVELGTGNYPGNQHCNPDELLESPEKAKSFMNAVESRGLTISGLSFHGNPLHPNKKVANESHEVWRKTVLLAERLGIPVVNGFSGCPGDHEGAKNPNWVTCSWPPEYIDVLNWQWDEVVIPYWKEEAKFAKQHGINQIAFEMHPGFVVYNPETLLKLREHAGENIGANFDPSHLVWQGINPVEAIKKLGRENAIFHFHAKDTYLDKENISINGVLDTKHYSNILDRSWTFRSVGYGHDEKIWKDMISTLRAVGYDYVISIEHEDMLASTDEGLKKAISLLKGALFKEELTEMWWA, from the coding sequence ATGAAACTAGGTGTATTTACACCCCTTTATCAGAATCTTCCTTTCGAAGAGATGCTGGATAAAGTAAGTGAAATGGGACTTGAAGCTGTTGAGCTAGGCACAGGTAACTATCCTGGTAATCAGCATTGTAATCCAGATGAATTACTAGAATCACCGGAAAAAGCAAAATCATTTATGAATGCTGTTGAAAGCAGAGGGTTAACAATCAGTGGTTTAAGCTTTCATGGAAATCCGCTGCACCCAAATAAAAAAGTTGCCAACGAATCTCATGAAGTATGGAGAAAAACAGTCTTGTTGGCAGAACGCTTAGGAATACCGGTTGTAAATGGTTTTTCTGGCTGTCCTGGAGACCATGAAGGAGCAAAAAATCCAAACTGGGTTACTTGTTCTTGGCCGCCAGAATATATAGATGTGCTTAATTGGCAATGGGATGAAGTTGTTATCCCTTATTGGAAAGAAGAAGCAAAATTTGCAAAACAGCATGGTATTAATCAAATTGCATTTGAAATGCATCCTGGATTTGTCGTTTACAATCCAGAAACATTACTGAAATTACGCGAACATGCGGGAGAAAACATCGGAGCAAATTTCGATCCAAGTCATCTAGTATGGCAAGGCATTAATCCTGTCGAAGCAATTAAGAAGCTTGGCCGTGAAAATGCAATCTTCCATTTCCATGCAAAAGATACGTATTTAGATAAAGAAAATATCAGCATAAACGGTGTGCTTGATACAAAGCACTATAGCAACATTTTAGATCGCTCATGGACTTTCCGCTCAGTAGGTTACGGCCATGATGAAAAAATCTGGAAAGACATGATCAGCACATTACGAGCGGTTGGCTATGATTATGTCATTTCAATTGAACATGAAGATATGCTTGCATCAACGGATGAAGGTTTGAAGAAAGCTATTTCACTTCTTAAAGGAGCTTTGTTCAAGGAAGAGCTGACTGAGATGTGGTGGGCGTAG
- a CDS encoding ABC transporter permease — protein MQSKVSKVEKPVLPKFKGFEWRNYIVYFAFVGVLIYFSITLYDEGFLTSGNLLNIVRQTATISLMALAMTFVISTGEIDLSVGSIAALSSLVGALALQAGYGIIGGLIGGVGTGIVVGLINGLLVTKVAIPSFLVTLGTMGAIKGLAMWVTDTAPVPIVNSNFNFIFGSGDIGPIPVLLLWTVVFTIIAHVLLRKTSFGRQVLATGGNESAARFSGVKTMRIKLIVFLGTGAMAGLAGLLYAGRMNAGRFSFGEGDELSVIAAVILGGTSLFGGVGTIIGTLVGSLMIGTINNGLIIMGLDVSQQMIIKGIIIILAVAFGKKALKR, from the coding sequence ATGCAATCCAAGGTTTCTAAAGTAGAAAAGCCAGTATTACCTAAGTTTAAGGGTTTTGAATGGAGAAATTATATCGTGTATTTTGCCTTCGTAGGGGTATTAATCTACTTTTCTATTACTTTATATGATGAGGGATTTTTAACATCTGGAAATCTATTAAATATCGTTAGACAAACGGCTACAATTTCCTTAATGGCTCTCGCGATGACGTTTGTTATCAGTACGGGAGAAATTGATCTATCTGTAGGATCGATAGCCGCTTTATCCTCACTAGTAGGAGCTTTAGCGCTACAAGCAGGATATGGCATCATTGGCGGATTAATTGGCGGTGTTGGTACAGGAATTGTTGTTGGTTTAATTAACGGTTTACTTGTAACAAAAGTAGCGATTCCTTCTTTCCTAGTAACTCTAGGTACAATGGGAGCGATTAAAGGTCTTGCGATGTGGGTAACGGATACAGCTCCTGTGCCGATTGTTAATTCAAATTTTAATTTCATCTTTGGTTCAGGTGACATCGGACCAATCCCGGTACTACTTCTTTGGACTGTTGTATTTACGATTATTGCTCATGTCTTGCTTCGTAAAACGTCATTTGGACGACAAGTACTAGCTACAGGTGGTAATGAAAGTGCTGCACGCTTCTCAGGTGTTAAAACAATGCGTATTAAGCTAATCGTTTTCCTAGGTACTGGTGCAATGGCTGGTTTAGCAGGATTACTATATGCAGGACGCATGAATGCAGGAAGATTCTCTTTCGGTGAAGGAGATGAGCTATCTGTAATAGCAGCAGTTATTCTTGGCGGTACAAGTCTTTTTGGTGGCGTTGGTACAATCATTGGAACTCTGGTTGGTTCTTTAATGATCGGTACGATTAATAACGGATTGATCATTATGGGGCTAGATGTTAGCCAACAAATGATTATTAAAGGGATTATCATCATTTTAGCGGTAGCATTCGGTAAGAAAGCATTGAAAAGATAG
- a CDS encoding sugar ABC transporter ATP-binding protein, which translates to MDQPILEMKNICKAFNGITVLDQVNFSVKKGEVHALMGGNGAGKSTLMKILTGIYAADSGEIHIEGKPVSIKSYDDAQANKISMIFQEFSLIPTLSVAQNIFLTRENKTSLGLLDDKECEKKTEKLLEELNVDIKPTDIVQNLGVGYWQMTEIAKALSQDAKILVMDEPTSSLTKTETEVLFNFINQLTEKGYSIIYISHRMDEIFEVCDRITILRDGRYITTETISETNLDTVIQHIVGMEFDQAFEWLERPYSTEAPPVFEVKNLNAGNKIQNISLKIQPGEILGIAGLMGSGRTELVRSLFGIDPIDSGEIYVDGVKQSIKSATDAIDAGIALIPEDRRVQGLVLEHSVRDNMILPILPKVNKGLFVDTKKSNEISNELVRKLNIKTDNIFKKSGLLSGGNQQKIVLAKWLANNPTVLLLDEPTIGVDIGAKTEIIDIIREMANNGKAILVISSELPELLAMSDRVLIMHEGKIKKEMKRMEIKSEEDLEYAIQGF; encoded by the coding sequence ATGGATCAACCTATACTTGAAATGAAAAATATTTGTAAAGCATTTAATGGAATTACCGTTCTTGATCAAGTCAATTTCTCTGTTAAAAAAGGTGAGGTCCACGCATTGATGGGTGGAAATGGTGCTGGTAAATCGACTTTAATGAAAATCCTTACTGGCATTTATGCAGCAGACAGCGGAGAGATTCATATTGAAGGAAAACCGGTGAGTATTAAGAGTTATGATGATGCGCAAGCGAATAAAATATCGATGATCTTTCAGGAATTCAGTTTAATTCCAACACTTAGTGTTGCTCAAAACATCTTTCTTACTCGTGAAAACAAAACATCACTTGGACTTTTGGATGATAAGGAATGTGAGAAGAAAACTGAAAAACTTCTTGAAGAATTAAACGTTGATATCAAACCAACTGATATTGTTCAAAACTTAGGAGTTGGTTATTGGCAAATGACAGAAATCGCCAAGGCGCTTTCTCAAGATGCAAAAATTTTAGTTATGGATGAACCCACTTCTTCATTAACGAAAACAGAAACAGAAGTGTTGTTCAACTTTATTAATCAATTAACAGAAAAAGGATATTCAATTATTTATATTTCTCACCGTATGGATGAGATTTTCGAAGTATGCGATAGGATTACAATATTGCGTGATGGGAGATATATCACAACAGAAACAATTAGTGAAACGAATCTTGACACAGTCATTCAGCATATTGTCGGTATGGAGTTTGACCAAGCCTTTGAATGGCTGGAGCGCCCATACTCAACAGAGGCGCCGCCGGTTTTTGAAGTGAAAAATTTAAATGCGGGAAATAAGATTCAGAATATTAGCCTTAAGATTCAACCTGGTGAAATTCTTGGAATCGCCGGATTAATGGGAAGCGGAAGAACTGAATTAGTTCGCAGTCTCTTCGGTATTGATCCAATTGATAGTGGAGAGATTTACGTTGATGGTGTTAAACAATCAATAAAATCGGCAACAGATGCGATTGATGCAGGGATCGCTTTAATTCCAGAAGATCGACGTGTACAAGGGTTAGTTCTCGAGCATAGTGTAAGAGACAATATGATTCTTCCAATCCTGCCAAAGGTAAATAAAGGTCTTTTTGTAGATACCAAAAAGTCAAACGAAATCAGTAATGAACTTGTTCGTAAGTTGAATATCAAAACAGACAATATTTTTAAAAAATCCGGCCTTTTATCAGGCGGTAATCAACAAAAAATTGTCCTTGCCAAATGGTTAGCCAATAATCCGACTGTCTTATTACTGGATGAACCAACAATCGGTGTTGACATTGGGGCGAAAACAGAAATTATCGATATTATTAGAGAAATGGCTAATAACGGCAAAGCAATACTCGTTATCTCTTCGGAACTCCCAGAGCTTCTTGCGATGAGTGATCGTGTCTTAATCATGCATGAAGGTAAGATTAAAAAGGAGATGAAGAGAATGGAGATTAAATCAGAGGAGGATCTAGAATATGCAATCCAAGGTTTCTAA